From Serratia fonticola:
TAAATCGAACCTGATAGATAGAGAAGTGATGAATACACAACAATTGGCGAAACTACGTACTTTCGTGCCCGAGATGCGACGCGTCCGGCACATTCACTTTGTTGGCATCGGTGGTGCCGGCATGGGTGGTATCGCCGAGGTGTTGGCCAACGAGGGTTATCAGATCAGCGGTTCAGACCTGGCACCGAACCCGGTCACCCAGCAGTTGAGCGAGCTTGGGGCAACGATTTACTTTCATCACCGCCCGGAAAACGTGCTGGATGCCAGCGTGGTAGTGGTGTCGACCGCTATCCCGGCAGACAACCCGGAGATCGTCGCAGCCCGTGAGGCGCGCATTCCGGTGATCCAGCGGGCAGAAATGCTGGCCGAGCTGATGCGCTATCGCCATGGCATTGCCATCGCCGGTACGCACGGCAAAACCACCACCACGGCGATGGTGTCCAGCATTTATGCCGAAGCCGGTCTTGACCCAACGTTTGTTAACGGTGGGCTGGTGAAGGCGGCGGGTACCCACGCACGTTTGGGTTCTAGCCGTTACCTGATTGCGGAAGCGGATGAGAGCGACGCGTCGTTCCTGCATTTGCAACCGATGGTGGCGATTGTCACCAACATCGAAGCCGACCATATGGATACCTACCATGGCGACTTCGAGAATTTGAAGCAGACGTTTATCACCTTCCTGCATAACCTGCCGTTCTACGGTCGTGCGGTAATGTGCATCGACGATCCGGTCGTGCGTGAGTTGTTGCCGCGCGTGGGTCGCCATATCACCACCTACGGCTTTAGCGAGGATGCGGATGTGCGCATCGAGAGCTATAGCCAGATCGGGCCGCAGGGGCACTTTACCCTGAGCCGTCAGGACAAGCCATTGATGACGGTGACCCTGAATGCACCGGGCCGCCATAACGCCTTGAACGCGGCGGCGGCGGTTGCCGTGGCGACGGAAGAAGGCATTGACGACGAAGCCATTCTGCGTGCGCTGGCCGGTTTCCAGGGGACGGGGCGTCGCTTCGATTTCCTGGGGGAATTCCCACTGGCTGCGGTGAACGAAAAACAGGGTAGTGCCATGTTGGTGGACGATTATGGCCACCACCCAACGGAAGTGGATGCGACCATCAAGGCCGCGCGTGCCGGTTGGCCAACCAAGCGGGTGGTGATGATCTTCCAGCCGCACCGCTATACCCGTACTCGCGATCTGTATGACGATTTCGCCAACGTATTGTCGCAGGTTGACGTGTTGCTGATGCTGGATGTCTATCCGGCGGGTGAAGCTCCGATCCCTGGCGCTGATAGCCGTAGCCTGTGCCGTACCATTCGCAATCGCGGCAAACTGGATCCGATCCTGGTGTCCGATGCGGATACCGTGCCAACGCTGTTGGCGCAGCTGTTGCAAGGGGACGACCTGGTGCTGGTGCAAGGGGCCGGCAATGTCGGTAAAATCGCGCGCCGGCTGGCTGAACTAAAACTGCAACCACAGATCAAAGAGGAGGATCATCATGGCTGATAAAGTCGCCGTATTGCTGGGTGGTACCTCCGCAGAACGTGAAGTTTCACTGCAATCTGGCGCGGCCGTGCTGGCCGGGTTGCGAGAAGCGGGCATTGATGCACATGGCATCGACACCCGTGACTTCCCTGTCACCGAACTGAAAGCGCAGGGGTTCACCAAAGTGTTCATCGCGCTGCACGGGCGTGGCGGTGAAGATGGTACATTGCAAGGCCTGCTGGAGTTTTTGCAGTTGCCTTATACCGGCAGCGGCGTGATGGCTTCGGCGCTGACCATGGATAAATGGCGCAGCAAAATGGTGTGGCAGTCGATGGGGCTGCCAGTGGCGCCTTACGTGGCGCTGAGCCGCCGCCAGTATCTGGGCGACGATCGGCAAAGCCAACTGGCTGCCATTGAAGCTCTGGGATTACCGCTGATTGTGAAGCCAAGCCGCGAAGGTTCCAGCGTTGGCATGAGCAAAGTGACCGAACGCGCAGCCCTGGAAGGGGCGTTGGAAGAAGCGTTCCGTCATGATGAGGATGTGCTGGTAGAGAAATGGCTCAGCGGTCCGGAATACACCGTGGCGATCCTGGGTGACAAGGTGCTGCCTTCCATTCGTATTCAGCCCGCTGGCGTGTTTTACGATTACCAGGCCAAATATATTTCCGACGATACGCAGTATTTTTGCCCGAGCGGCCTGGATGCACAGCAGGAAGCCGCTATGGCTGCGCTGGCACTGCGGGCCTACCGTGGGCTGGATTGCAGCGGCTGGGGGCGTGTTGATGTCATGCAAGACAGCGATGGCAGCTTCTACCTACTGGAAGCGAACACTTCACCGGGCATGACCAGCCACAGTCTGGTCCCGATGGCGGCCCGGCAGTCCGGATTAACTTTCTCGCAGTTGGTTGCGGGAATTCTGGCGTTGGCTGACTGAGATGTCGCAAGCGGCTCTGAATGCACGCGATCGCGAGGCGGATAACGGCCCACGCCGCAGCAATGGTACCCAACTGGCAGGGGTAATTTTCCTGCTGATGGTGTTAGGCACCATCCTGTGGTGCGGCTGGGTAGTGGTAGGTTGGATGCAAGATGCCAGCCGTTTGCCGCTCTCAAGGCTGGTATTGACCGGTGAACGCCATTTCACCACTAACGACGATGTTCGCCAGGCGATCTTGGCTTTGGGAGCACCGGGCACCTTTATGACGCAGGATGTGGACATCATCCAGCAGCAGATCGAGCGTCTGCCGTGGGTCAAGCAGGCCAGCGTACGTAAACAGTGGCCGGATGAGCTGAAAATCCACCTGGTGGAGTATGTCCCGGTGGCGCATTGGAATGATTTGCACATGGTTGATGCCGAGGGCAAGTCGTTCAGCATTCCGGCGCAGCGTTTGGGCAATCAGAAATTACCGTTGCTCTATGGTCCGGAAGGCAGCGAACAGGATGTTCTGGAAGGTTACCGCGCGATGAACGGCGTGCTGGCAGCCAGCAAGTACCAGCTTAAGATGGCGTCCATGACGGCCCGCCATTCGTGGCAGTTGGCTTTGGATAACGATGTTCGGCTGGAACTGGGACGTGACGATCGCATGGGTCGCTTGCAACGCTTCATCGGGCTTTATCCGGTGCTGTTGCAGCAGGCGCAGGCGGAAAACAAGCGCGTCAGCTATGTCGATTTACGCTATGACTCCGGTGCCTCAGTCGGCTGGGCTCCGGCGTTTATCGACCCGCAGGCAGCCATGGGCGATCGACCAAACAGTAATCAGCAACAGAATCAGGCACAGGCAAAACAACAATGATCAAGTCGACGGACAGAAAACTGGTAGTTGGACTGGAGATCGGTACCGCAAAAGTCTCCGCATTGGTGGGGGAAGTTTTGCCCGATGGCATGGTCAACATTATCGGGGTGGGCAGTTGCCCGTCTCGCGGTATGGATAAGGGTGGCGTTAACGATCTGGAATCGGTAGTCAAGTGCGTACAGCGCGCTATCGATCAGGCCGAACTGATGGCGGATTGTCAGATTTCTTCGGTTTACCTGGCCTTGTCGGGTAAGCATATCAGCTGTCAGAACGAGATCGGGATGGTGCCGATCTCCGAAGAGGAAGTGACGCAGGAAGACGTGGAGAACGTGGTGCATACCGCCAAGTCGGTGCGTGTGCGTGACGAACACCGCATCCTGCACGTTATCCCTCAGGAATATGCCATCGACTATCAGGAAGGCATCAAAAACCCGGTTGGGTTATCCGGCGTGCGTATGCAGGCCAAGGTGCACCTGATCACCTGCCATAACGATATGGCCAAGAACATTGTCAAAGCAGTAGAACGTTGTGGTCTGAAAGTGGACCAACTGATTTTCGCCGGTCTGGCCGCCAGTTATGCGGTGCTGACCGAAGATGAGCGCGAGCTCGGCGTCTGTGTGGTAGATATCGGCGGGGGCACCATGGATATGGCGGTGTATACCGGCGGTGCTCTGCGCCACACCAAAGTGATCCCTTACGCCGGGAACGTGGTCACCAGCGATATCGCCTACGCCTTCGGCACGCCGCCGACCGACGCGGAAGCGATTAAAGTTCGACACGGTTGTGCACTTGGGTCGATTGTTAGCAAGGATGAAAGTGTTGAGGTTCCTAGCGTGGGGGGAAGGCCTCCTCGGAGTCTGCAAAGACAGACATTGGCTGAAGTGATTGAGCCGCGCTACACCGAACTGTTGAATCTGGTTAACGATGAAATATTGCAATTGCAGGAGCAACTGCGTCAGCAAGGGGTGAAGCATCATCTGGCAGCGGGTATTGTGCTGACCGGCGGTGCCGCCCAGATTGATGGCCTGGCAGCCTGTGCGCAACGGGTATTCCATACCCAGGTACGCATCGGCCAACCCTTGAACATCACGGGTCTGACGGATTACGCGCAAGAGCCTTACTATTCTACAGCGGTCGGGCTACTGCACTATGGTAAAGAGTCTCACCTGAGCGGTGAGGCAGAAGTAGAAAAACGCGCCTCGGTGGGCAATTGGTTTAAACGCATCAATAGCTGGCTGAGAAAAGAGTTTTAATGTTTAGACAAAGAGATCATGCTGAGTAATCTTTTTATGATCTCGCAGCGACAGGCACAAAACGGAGAGAAACTATGTTTGAACCAATGGAACTAACCAATGACGCGGTGATTAAAGTCATCGGCGTCGGCGGTGGCGGTGGCAATGCCGTTGAACACATGGTGCGCGAGCGCATCGAAGGTGTTGAATTCTTCGCCGTTAATACAGACGCTCAGGCGCTGCGTAAAACGGCAGTTGGCCAAACCATCCAGATTGGTAGCGGTATTACCAAAGGTCTGGGTGCAGGCGCGAACCCGGAAGTGGGTCGTAATTCAGCGGAAGAAGACCGTGAAGCCCTGCGCGCCGCCCTGGAAGGTGCAGACATGGTCTTCATCGCGGCCGGCATGGGTGGCGGTACCGGTACCGGTGCTGCACCAGTGGTGGCAGAAGTCGCAAAAGATCTGGGTATTCTGACCGTGGCCGTGGTGACCAAGCCTTTCAACTTTGAAGGCAAGAAGCGCATGGCATTCGCGGAGCAGGGTATCGCCGAGCTGTCCAAGCACGTGGACTCGCTGATCACCATCCCGAACGACAAGTTGCTGAAAGTTCTGGGCCGTGGCATTTCTCTGCTGGACGCGTTCGGCGCGGCCAACGACGTGCTGAAAGGCGCCGTGCAGGGTATTGCCGAACTGATCACCCGTCCAGGCCTGATGAACGTCGACTTTGCTGACGTTCGCACCGTGATGTCCGAAATGGGCTACGCGATGATGGGTTCTGGCGTTGCCTGTGGCGAAGACCGTGCCGAAGAAGCGGCGGAAATGGCGATCTCCAGCCCACTGCTGGAAGATATCGACCTGTCCGGCGCCCGT
This genomic window contains:
- the murC gene encoding UDP-N-acetylmuramate--L-alanine ligase produces the protein MNTQQLAKLRTFVPEMRRVRHIHFVGIGGAGMGGIAEVLANEGYQISGSDLAPNPVTQQLSELGATIYFHHRPENVLDASVVVVSTAIPADNPEIVAAREARIPVIQRAEMLAELMRYRHGIAIAGTHGKTTTTAMVSSIYAEAGLDPTFVNGGLVKAAGTHARLGSSRYLIAEADESDASFLHLQPMVAIVTNIEADHMDTYHGDFENLKQTFITFLHNLPFYGRAVMCIDDPVVRELLPRVGRHITTYGFSEDADVRIESYSQIGPQGHFTLSRQDKPLMTVTLNAPGRHNALNAAAAVAVATEEGIDDEAILRALAGFQGTGRRFDFLGEFPLAAVNEKQGSAMLVDDYGHHPTEVDATIKAARAGWPTKRVVMIFQPHRYTRTRDLYDDFANVLSQVDVLLMLDVYPAGEAPIPGADSRSLCRTIRNRGKLDPILVSDADTVPTLLAQLLQGDDLVLVQGAGNVGKIARRLAELKLQPQIKEEDHHG
- a CDS encoding D-alanine--D-alanine ligase translates to MADKVAVLLGGTSAEREVSLQSGAAVLAGLREAGIDAHGIDTRDFPVTELKAQGFTKVFIALHGRGGEDGTLQGLLEFLQLPYTGSGVMASALTMDKWRSKMVWQSMGLPVAPYVALSRRQYLGDDRQSQLAAIEALGLPLIVKPSREGSSVGMSKVTERAALEGALEEAFRHDEDVLVEKWLSGPEYTVAILGDKVLPSIRIQPAGVFYDYQAKYISDDTQYFCPSGLDAQQEAAMAALALRAYRGLDCSGWGRVDVMQDSDGSFYLLEANTSPGMTSHSLVPMAARQSGLTFSQLVAGILALAD
- the ftsQ gene encoding cell division protein FtsQ, with amino-acid sequence MSQAALNARDREADNGPRRSNGTQLAGVIFLLMVLGTILWCGWVVVGWMQDASRLPLSRLVLTGERHFTTNDDVRQAILALGAPGTFMTQDVDIIQQQIERLPWVKQASVRKQWPDELKIHLVEYVPVAHWNDLHMVDAEGKSFSIPAQRLGNQKLPLLYGPEGSEQDVLEGYRAMNGVLAASKYQLKMASMTARHSWQLALDNDVRLELGRDDRMGRLQRFIGLYPVLLQQAQAENKRVSYVDLRYDSGASVGWAPAFIDPQAAMGDRPNSNQQQNQAQAKQQ
- the ftsA gene encoding cell division protein FtsA, coding for MIKSTDRKLVVGLEIGTAKVSALVGEVLPDGMVNIIGVGSCPSRGMDKGGVNDLESVVKCVQRAIDQAELMADCQISSVYLALSGKHISCQNEIGMVPISEEEVTQEDVENVVHTAKSVRVRDEHRILHVIPQEYAIDYQEGIKNPVGLSGVRMQAKVHLITCHNDMAKNIVKAVERCGLKVDQLIFAGLAASYAVLTEDERELGVCVVDIGGGTMDMAVYTGGALRHTKVIPYAGNVVTSDIAYAFGTPPTDAEAIKVRHGCALGSIVSKDESVEVPSVGGRPPRSLQRQTLAEVIEPRYTELLNLVNDEILQLQEQLRQQGVKHHLAAGIVLTGGAAQIDGLAACAQRVFHTQVRIGQPLNITGLTDYAQEPYYSTAVGLLHYGKESHLSGEAEVEKRASVGNWFKRINSWLRKEF
- the ftsZ gene encoding cell division protein FtsZ, whose translation is MFEPMELTNDAVIKVIGVGGGGGNAVEHMVRERIEGVEFFAVNTDAQALRKTAVGQTIQIGSGITKGLGAGANPEVGRNSAEEDREALRAALEGADMVFIAAGMGGGTGTGAAPVVAEVAKDLGILTVAVVTKPFNFEGKKRMAFAEQGIAELSKHVDSLITIPNDKLLKVLGRGISLLDAFGAANDVLKGAVQGIAELITRPGLMNVDFADVRTVMSEMGYAMMGSGVACGEDRAEEAAEMAISSPLLEDIDLSGARGVLVNITAGFDLRLDEFETVGNTIRAFASDNATVVIGTSLDPEMNDELRVTVVATGIGMDKRPEITLVTNKQASQPVMDHRYQQHGMSPLQQEVKPAAKVVNDQSAQPNKEPDYLDIPAFLRKQAD